Proteins found in one Pseudomonas sp. P8_241 genomic segment:
- a CDS encoding sensor histidine kinase: MPMSFSLTQMILISAAYLAVLFGVAWISERGMIPRAIIRHPLTYTLSLGVYASAWAFYGTVGLAYQYGYGFLSSYLGVSGAFLLAPVLLYPILKITRTYQLSSLADLFAFRFRSTWAGALTTIFMLVGVLPLLALQIQAVADSIGILTREPVQHRVALSFCALITLFTIFFGSRHIATREKHEGLVFAIAFESVIKLIALGGVGLYALYGVFDGPQQLELWLLQNQTALAALHTPLQEGPWRTLLLVFFASAIVMPHMYHMTFTENLNPRSLVSASWGLPLFLLLMSLAVPLILWAGLKLGATTNPEYFTLGIGIAANSKALALLAYVGGLSAASGLIIVTTLALSGMALNHLVLPLYQPPAEGNIYRWLKWTRRALIVAIIMAGYGFYLMLGAEQDLANLGIVAFVATLQFLPGVLSVLYWPTANRRGFIAGLLAGILVWLITMLLPLVGNLQGFYIPLLNMIYVLDDTSWHMAAIASLAANVLMFTLISLFTNASTEEASAAEACAVDNVRRPQRRELHAASPQEFATQLAKPLGAKAAQKEVEQALRDLYLPFDERRPYALRRLRDRIEANLSGLMGPSVAQDMVETFLPYKAGGENYVTEDIHFIESRLEDYHSRLTGLAAELDALRRYHRQTLQELPMGVCSLAKDQEILMWNKAMEELTGIAAQRVVGSRLSTIADPWKELLQGFINLPDEHLHKQHLTLDGQTRWLNLHKAAIDEPLAPGNSGLVLLVEDLTETQMLEDKLVHSERLASIGRLAAGVAHEIGNPITGIACLAQNLREEREEDGELKEISGQILEQTKRVSRIVQSLMSFAHAGSHQHSDEPVCLAEVAQDAIGLLALNRRNFEVQFYNLCDPDHWVEGDPQRLAQVLINLLSNARDASPPGSAVRVKSEAGEHTVDLIVEDEGSGIPSSIMDRLFEPFFTTKDPGEGTGLGLALVYSIVEEHYGQITIDSPADVHSQRGTRIRVTLPRHVEATSAVN, encoded by the coding sequence ATGCCGATGAGCTTTAGCCTGACCCAGATGATCCTGATCAGCGCCGCGTACCTGGCGGTGCTGTTCGGCGTGGCCTGGATCAGCGAACGGGGCATGATCCCCCGGGCGATTATTCGCCACCCTCTGACTTACACCTTGTCGCTGGGGGTTTACGCCAGTGCCTGGGCGTTTTACGGCACCGTCGGCCTGGCCTATCAATACGGCTACGGCTTCCTGTCCAGCTATCTCGGCGTGTCCGGGGCATTTCTGTTGGCGCCGGTGCTGCTGTATCCGATCCTGAAAATCACCCGCACTTATCAACTGTCGTCCCTGGCCGATCTGTTTGCGTTCCGCTTCCGCAGCACCTGGGCCGGTGCATTGACGACGATTTTCATGCTGGTCGGCGTTTTGCCGCTGCTGGCACTGCAGATTCAGGCGGTAGCCGACTCCATCGGCATCCTCACCCGCGAACCCGTGCAACACCGCGTGGCCTTGAGCTTCTGTGCCTTGATTACACTGTTCACGATTTTCTTCGGTTCCCGGCATATCGCCACCCGCGAGAAACACGAAGGACTGGTATTCGCGATTGCCTTCGAATCGGTGATCAAGCTGATCGCGCTGGGCGGCGTCGGCCTCTATGCGCTATATGGCGTATTCGACGGCCCGCAACAGCTTGAGCTGTGGCTGTTGCAAAACCAGACCGCCCTCGCCGCCCTGCACACGCCGCTGCAGGAAGGCCCGTGGCGCACTCTGCTGCTGGTGTTCTTCGCCTCGGCGATCGTGATGCCGCACATGTATCACATGACTTTCACTGAAAACCTCAACCCGCGCTCACTGGTCAGTGCCAGCTGGGGGTTGCCGCTGTTCCTGTTGCTGATGAGTCTGGCGGTACCGCTGATTCTCTGGGCGGGGCTGAAACTCGGCGCCACCACCAACCCGGAATACTTCACGCTGGGTATCGGCATTGCCGCCAACAGCAAAGCCCTCGCGTTGCTGGCGTATGTCGGCGGCCTGTCCGCCGCCAGCGGCCTGATCATCGTCACCACCCTGGCGCTGTCCGGGATGGCGTTGAACCACTTGGTGTTGCCGCTTTATCAACCACCGGCCGAAGGCAACATCTACCGCTGGCTGAAGTGGACCCGCCGAGCACTGATCGTCGCAATCATCATGGCCGGTTACGGCTTCTACCTGATGCTCGGTGCCGAGCAGGATCTGGCCAACCTTGGCATCGTCGCGTTTGTTGCCACACTGCAATTCCTCCCCGGCGTGCTGTCGGTCCTGTATTGGCCGACCGCCAACCGTCGCGGCTTCATCGCCGGCTTGCTGGCGGGGATTCTGGTGTGGCTGATCACCATGTTGCTACCGCTGGTCGGCAACCTGCAGGGCTTCTATATACCGCTGTTGAACATGATTTACGTGCTGGATGACACCAGTTGGCACATGGCAGCGATTGCCTCCCTGGCCGCCAACGTGTTGATGTTCACCCTGATTTCACTGTTCACCAATGCCAGTACCGAAGAAGCCAGCGCCGCTGAAGCCTGTGCCGTGGACAACGTGCGCCGGCCGCAGCGGCGTGAACTGCATGCCGCGTCGCCTCAGGAGTTTGCTACGCAATTGGCCAAACCGTTGGGCGCCAAGGCGGCGCAGAAGGAAGTCGAGCAGGCCCTGCGCGACCTCTATCTGCCCTTCGACGAACGCCGGCCGTACGCCTTGCGCCGCTTGCGCGACCGCATCGAAGCCAATCTCTCCGGCCTGATGGGGCCCAGCGTCGCCCAGGACATGGTCGAGACCTTCCTGCCTTATAAGGCCGGTGGCGAAAACTATGTCACCGAGGACATCCACTTCATCGAAAGCCGCCTCGAGGACTACCACTCGCGCCTGACCGGCCTGGCCGCAGAGCTCGATGCGTTGCGCCGTTATCACCGCCAGACCTTGCAGGAGCTGCCGATGGGTGTCTGCTCGCTGGCCAAGGATCAGGAAATCCTCATGTGGAACAAAGCCATGGAGGAATTGACCGGGATTGCCGCGCAACGTGTTGTCGGATCGCGACTGAGCACCATTGCCGATCCCTGGAAAGAATTACTGCAAGGCTTCATCAATCTGCCGGACGAACATCTGCACAAACAACATCTGACCCTCGACGGACAGACCCGCTGGTTGAACCTGCACAAAGCGGCGATCGATGAACCGCTCGCGCCAGGTAACAGCGGCCTGGTGTTGCTGGTGGAAGACCTGACCGAAACCCAGATGCTCGAAGACAAACTGGTGCACTCCGAGCGCCTGGCGAGCATTGGCCGGCTGGCGGCCGGTGTGGCCCATGAAATCGGCAACCCGATTACCGGTATCGCTTGCCTTGCGCAAAACCTGCGCGAAGAACGCGAGGAAGACGGTGAGCTGAAGGAAATCAGCGGACAGATCCTTGAGCAGACCAAACGTGTGTCACGTATTGTCCAGTCGCTGATGAGCTTCGCCCATGCCGGCAGCCATCAACACAGTGACGAACCCGTCTGTCTGGCCGAAGTGGCCCAGGATGCCATTGGCTTGCTGGCCCTGAACCGGCGCAATTTCGAGGTGCAGTTCTACAACCTGTGCGATCCGGATCACTGGGTTGAGGGCGACCCGCAACGACTGGCGCAGGTGTTGATCAATCTGCTCTCAAACGCCCGAGACGCCTCGCCTCCCGGCAGCGCGGTGCGAGTCAAAAGCGAAGCCGGCGAACACACGGTCGACCTGATCGTGGAAGACGAAGGCAGCGGTATTCCGTCGAGCATCATGGACCGATTGTTCGAACCCTTCTTCACCACCAAGGATCCTGGCGAAGGCACAGGTCTGGGCCTTGCACTGGTCTATTCCATCGTTGAAGAGCATTATGGACAAATCACCATCGACAGCCCGGCTGATGTACACAGCCAACGCGGCACCCGAATTCGGGTGACCTTGCCGCGTCATGTCGAAGCGACGTCCGCTGTGAACTGA